From one Oceanimonas doudoroffii genomic stretch:
- a CDS encoding thiol-disulfide oxidoreductase DCC family protein: MEEKKPRHRLVVFYDGSCESCIRDRVRYERWAGEQGKEICWFDITDREDVLLSLGISPQQALQELHVQTAEGEIFSELDAYILLMKRVPRLRPLALFIGLPVIRPTLSWLYRHWVRSRLEREGRL, from the coding sequence ATGGAAGAAAAGAAACCGCGCCACCGGCTGGTGGTGTTTTACGACGGTTCCTGTGAAAGCTGCATACGGGACAGGGTCCGATATGAGCGTTGGGCCGGGGAGCAGGGCAAGGAAATTTGCTGGTTCGACATCACCGACAGGGAAGACGTGTTGCTGAGCCTGGGGATCAGTCCGCAGCAGGCGCTGCAGGAACTGCATGTGCAGACCGCCGAGGGCGAGATTTTTTCGGAGCTGGATGCCTACATATTACTGATGAAACGCGTGCCCCGACTGCGGCCTCTGGCCCTGTTCATCGGTTTGCCGGTCATTCGCCCGACCCTGTCCTGGCTCTATCGTCACTGGGTGCGCAGCCGGCTGGAACGGGAAGGTCGACTCTGA
- a CDS encoding DUF6515 family protein produces the protein MTYSLVHFAVRLLPLLAVLVVSPSAQADRDHRRHDHRLQPHYQPYGHYREHRRHYRTERRHKAYRHYRKHKHDRPRQRVRVIERYHYSAPHHYRVPSRPGVTIVLPLGSLIRELPGGYISLYFNGQPFYYQGGNYYRPHRHGYRVVAPPGRSADWRWLSQTRSVRLPAVAADAPARWCGGPACGTWPAQ, from the coding sequence ATGACATATTCACTGGTTCACTTCGCCGTCCGGTTGCTGCCCCTGCTGGCGGTGCTGGTGGTGTCACCTTCGGCTCAGGCCGATCGGGACCACCGCCGCCACGATCACCGGTTGCAGCCTCATTACCAGCCTTACGGGCACTATCGTGAACACCGCCGGCACTATCGGACGGAACGTCGCCACAAGGCCTACCGCCATTACCGCAAGCACAAGCACGACCGCCCTCGGCAGCGAGTGCGGGTGATTGAACGCTACCACTACTCGGCACCACATCATTACCGTGTACCGTCTCGGCCCGGGGTAACGATTGTGCTGCCCCTGGGCAGCCTGATCCGCGAGCTGCCCGGCGGTTACATCAGCCTGTATTTCAACGGTCAGCCCTTCTATTACCAGGGCGGCAATTACTATCGGCCCCACCGGCACGGTTACCGGGTGGTGGCGCCACCCGGTCGCTCGGCCGACTGGCGATGGCTCAGTCAGACTCGTTCAGTTCGGCTTCCAGCCGTCGCTGCTGATGCTCCGGCGAGGTGGTGTGGCGGGCCAGCGTGCGGTACATGGCCGGCACAATAA
- a CDS encoding DUF3149 domain-containing protein, with protein sequence MAFWLDLMFGSDVGLMSMIVVIATALLISFYAGYFIYKVMKSDPDQAGR encoded by the coding sequence ATGGCATTCTGGCTCGATTTAATGTTTGGCAGCGATGTGGGCTTGATGTCCATGATCGTCGTTATCGCCACCGCCCTGCTGATCAGCTTTTACGCCGGCTACTTCATTTACAAGGTGATGAAGTCCGATCCCGACCAGGCCGGCCGCTAA
- a CDS encoding flagellar assembly protein T N-terminal domain-containing protein: MPIKSLASLLLLFPLLVRADWYQAEGSAPLSLGVDTARQQALEQALSDALLQSGASLSTVQSATNGAFTGQQLDISAQGELMDYVILDEQRRQGRLWLTVRADIWPGERRQQAQCASRYRPGMSITPLTLLRPEQASTGQIYELGAAVAERLAARLSPNVNITSTPAQGLSTDTALPRNAGLRQGGDVLASRQQARLLLSGVIEDIGIEDGHWTKWTFSDIPRDFRLRVTLEDALTGDTLLQRQYQTRSSWDYGKHDKVNVHEQVFWNSGYGQAVTQLLDTIGRDLTQAQACLKAVGNIVQQSEEGVLMDLGRREGIQVGDRFTLSHRRQLTPGYYGETHSQATFVVQQSHGDYSLLKPANAEAGRTQVAPGDRLIQL; this comes from the coding sequence GTGCCGATAAAATCCCTCGCTTCACTGCTATTGCTATTTCCACTACTCGTTCGGGCCGACTGGTACCAGGCCGAAGGCTCGGCACCGCTCAGCCTGGGCGTCGATACCGCCCGCCAGCAGGCCCTGGAGCAAGCCCTGAGCGACGCCCTGCTGCAATCGGGGGCGTCCCTGAGCACGGTACAGTCGGCCACCAACGGTGCTTTTACCGGTCAGCAACTGGACATTTCCGCCCAGGGCGAACTGATGGATTACGTGATCCTCGACGAGCAGCGCCGTCAGGGCCGGCTGTGGCTGACGGTACGCGCCGACATCTGGCCCGGCGAACGCCGCCAGCAGGCGCAGTGCGCCAGCCGCTACCGTCCGGGCATGAGCATTACTCCCCTTACCCTGCTGCGGCCGGAGCAGGCCAGCACCGGCCAAATCTATGAATTGGGTGCGGCCGTTGCCGAACGGCTGGCGGCCAGGTTGTCGCCAAACGTCAATATTACGTCAACCCCGGCGCAAGGGCTGAGCACCGACACCGCCCTGCCCCGCAATGCCGGCCTGCGCCAGGGCGGCGATGTGCTGGCCAGCCGGCAGCAGGCCCGGCTGCTGCTCAGTGGCGTCATTGAAGATATCGGCATAGAAGACGGCCACTGGACCAAATGGACCTTTTCCGACATTCCCCGGGACTTCCGCCTGCGCGTCACCCTGGAGGATGCCCTCACCGGCGATACCCTGTTGCAGCGCCAGTATCAGACCCGCTCCAGTTGGGACTATGGCAAGCACGACAAGGTCAATGTACATGAACAGGTTTTTTGGAATTCGGGCTACGGCCAGGCGGTGACGCAGTTGCTGGACACCATTGGCCGGGATCTGACCCAGGCCCAGGCCTGCCTCAAGGCGGTGGGCAACATAGTGCAGCAGTCGGAGGAAGGCGTATTGATGGATCTGGGCCGACGGGAAGGCATTCAGGTGGGCGATCGCTTCACCCTCAGCCACCGCCGCCAGCTAACGCCCGGCTATTACGGCGAAACCCACTCCCAGGCCACCTTTGTGGTACAGCAAAGCCACGGCGACTACAGCCTGCTGAAGCCGGCCAATGCCGAAGCCGGCCGCACTCAGGTTGCTCCCGGCGACCGGCTGATACAGCTGTAA
- a CDS encoding VC2046/SO_2500 family protein, with amino-acid sequence MAAPIHANLLINDSQLGDSLNQAVHQGRREDFGLLLAMLSEDARDLPRIDQPAAGLSEPDWRAHFALPEPTPPLFAEAVDEARATGLSRLAGELQQDSLRLLLAMRGEPLKPARSELPAEVTANLHPRTLARMQGQLTAHLPEQPERLLEVLESVHATA; translated from the coding sequence ATGGCCGCACCCATTCACGCCAATTTGCTGATCAACGACAGCCAGCTGGGAGACAGCCTGAATCAGGCGGTCCACCAGGGCCGGCGTGAGGATTTTGGCTTGTTGCTGGCCATGCTGTCGGAAGACGCACGGGATCTACCGCGCATTGACCAGCCGGCCGCCGGGCTGAGTGAGCCGGACTGGCGGGCCCATTTTGCCCTGCCCGAGCCTACTCCGCCCCTGTTTGCCGAGGCGGTGGATGAGGCGCGGGCCACCGGGCTGAGCCGGCTGGCGGGTGAGTTGCAACAGGACAGCCTACGGCTGCTGCTGGCAATGCGCGGGGAGCCGCTCAAGCCGGCCCGCAGCGAATTGCCGGCGGAGGTGACCGCCAACCTGCATCCGCGTACCCTGGCGCGCATGCAAGGGCAGCTGACCGCCCACCTGCCCGAGCAACCCGAGCGCCTGCTCGAGGTACTGGAGTCGGTGCACGCCACCGCCTGA
- a CDS encoding SDR family oxidoreductase, which yields MSRSVLITGCSSGIGQCAAHYLQQQGFHVIASARHEQDVAQLKQDGLPAVRLDLTDDASIERGLEQALALTDGELYGLFNNGAYGQPGALEDLPTAALREQFNTNLFGTHHLTRLVLPLMLNAGEGRIIQNSSVLGLVAMQYRGAYNATKFALEGYTDTLRLELAGTGVHVSLLEPGPIETRFRANAKTAFLRHIDMAHSRHRQGYEQTLARLEKPGPSSRYSLGPEACLPPLLHALTSANPNIRYPVTRPTKMLGWLRRLLSDRALDRMMLKAGG from the coding sequence ATGTCCAGATCCGTTCTTATCACCGGTTGTTCTTCCGGCATTGGCCAGTGCGCCGCCCACTACCTGCAGCAGCAGGGATTTCATGTTATCGCCTCGGCACGCCATGAACAGGACGTGGCACAATTGAAACAGGATGGCCTGCCAGCGGTGCGGCTGGACCTGACCGATGACGCCAGCATCGAACGGGGCCTTGAACAAGCCCTGGCACTGACCGACGGCGAACTTTACGGCCTGTTCAATAACGGTGCCTACGGCCAGCCCGGCGCCCTGGAAGACCTGCCTACCGCCGCACTGCGCGAGCAGTTCAATACCAACCTGTTTGGCACCCACCACCTGACCCGGCTGGTGCTGCCCTTGATGCTCAACGCCGGTGAAGGCCGCATTATTCAGAACAGTTCGGTGCTGGGGCTGGTGGCCATGCAATATCGCGGCGCCTACAACGCCACCAAGTTTGCCCTGGAAGGCTATACCGACACCCTGCGCCTGGAGCTGGCGGGCACCGGGGTACATGTCAGCCTGCTGGAGCCCGGTCCCATCGAAACCCGTTTTCGTGCCAACGCCAAAACCGCCTTTTTGCGACATATCGACATGGCCCACAGCCGCCATCGCCAAGGCTATGAACAAACCCTGGCCCGCTTGGAAAAACCCGGCCCAAGCTCACGCTACAGCCTGGGGCCGGAAGCCTGCCTGCCGCCGTTGTTGCACGCCCTGACCAGCGCCAACCCGAACATTCGCTATCCGGTCACCCGCCCCACCAAAATGCTGGGCTGGCTGCGCCGGTTGCTGAGCGACCGCGCCCTGGATCGCATGATGCTGAAGGCGGGTGGCTGA
- a CDS encoding TraB/GumN family protein, with protein MKFFIPLLLWLWCGQLLAAPALWQATRGEQQLWLFGSIHIADERLATLPPSLLQALEDSELLLLEVDPLKVDTADIAYLLQPGSDWPARLGQDLTSRLEQAVTQHGQPHLRRLPPWFAALQLSQLRAAELGFHSRQGVDMRLRLRARQQGLPVAGLESPALAMGLLASLQERGLEQDFVAHSLNELEQMQGHLDRLLKTWLSGDEQALLALLQEQQSPALTAFIEDELLIRRNHLWLERLEQLAPSRALMVVGALHLYGERGLISMLRQAGYTLTRVEE; from the coding sequence ATGAAATTCTTTATACCGCTGCTGCTATGGCTGTGGTGCGGCCAGCTCCTTGCCGCCCCCGCCCTGTGGCAGGCCACTCGGGGGGAGCAGCAGCTCTGGTTGTTTGGCTCGATACACATTGCCGATGAACGCCTCGCCACCTTGCCACCGTCACTGCTGCAAGCCCTTGAAGATAGCGAGCTGTTACTGTTGGAGGTGGATCCGCTCAAGGTCGACACCGCAGATATTGCCTACCTGCTGCAACCCGGCAGCGACTGGCCGGCCCGGCTGGGGCAGGACCTGACAAGCCGTCTGGAACAGGCCGTAACCCAACATGGCCAGCCGCATCTGCGCCGGCTACCTCCCTGGTTTGCGGCGCTGCAACTGAGTCAGTTGCGGGCCGCCGAACTCGGCTTTCACAGTCGTCAGGGGGTCGATATGCGGCTGCGACTACGGGCCCGCCAGCAGGGCCTGCCGGTGGCCGGGCTGGAGTCGCCGGCGTTGGCGATGGGCCTGTTGGCGTCACTGCAGGAGCGAGGCCTTGAGCAGGACTTTGTTGCACACAGCCTGAACGAGCTGGAACAGATGCAAGGCCACCTCGACCGGCTGCTGAAAACCTGGCTGAGCGGCGACGAACAGGCCCTGCTGGCCTTGCTGCAGGAACAACAAAGCCCGGCGTTAACCGCCTTTATCGAAGACGAACTGCTGATCCGGCGCAATCACTTGTGGCTGGAGCGCCTGGAGCAACTGGCGCCATCACGGGCGCTGATGGTGGTGGGTGCCCTGCATCTTTATGGTGAGCGAGGTCTCATTTCAATGCTTCGCCAGGCCGGCTATACCCTGACCAGGGTCGAGGAGTAA
- a CDS encoding ketoacyl-ACP synthase III yields MSYATITGWGKCLPPAVLSNDDLSTFLDTSDDWIQSRTGIRARRISHVNTSTLATVAARHALAAAGLEASQIDGIILATASPDSLVPSAASAVQRNLGITSAAVFDLNAACTGFLYGLSVGSALIRTGSLRRVLVIGAERLTHYLDWTRRDTAVLFGDGAGAVVLEAGNGPAGLLADKLGCDAEARDILAVPDSGTSRTRFAHVDGLFEVNFEGQEIFKRAVRGMGEAAATVLDQAGVSPSDIDLLLPHQANVRIIETLAKKMAVPPEKVMINIADYGNTSAATVPIALCEALEQGRIVPGALLLTAAFGAGLTWGAGVIRWGERVTPLATSDAALPPCEYNALELLAPAIEGCRQANGKT; encoded by the coding sequence ATGAGTTATGCCACCATCACCGGCTGGGGCAAGTGTCTGCCGCCGGCCGTGCTCAGCAATGACGATCTCAGCACCTTTCTCGATACCTCCGACGACTGGATTCAAAGCCGCACCGGCATTCGTGCCCGGCGCATTTCCCATGTGAACACCTCGACGCTCGCCACCGTGGCCGCCCGCCACGCCCTGGCCGCCGCCGGCCTGGAAGCCAGCCAGATAGACGGCATTATCCTCGCTACCGCCAGCCCCGACAGCCTGGTGCCGAGCGCCGCCTCGGCGGTGCAGCGCAACCTCGGCATTACCAGCGCCGCGGTGTTTGACCTCAACGCCGCCTGCACCGGCTTTCTCTATGGCCTGAGCGTGGGCTCGGCACTGATACGGACCGGCAGCCTGCGGCGGGTACTGGTGATCGGCGCCGAGCGCCTGACCCACTACCTGGACTGGACCCGCCGCGACACCGCCGTACTCTTTGGTGACGGCGCCGGCGCCGTGGTGCTGGAAGCCGGTAACGGCCCCGCCGGCCTGCTGGCCGACAAACTCGGCTGTGATGCCGAGGCCAGGGACATCCTGGCGGTGCCCGACTCCGGCACCAGCCGCACCCGTTTTGCCCATGTGGATGGCCTGTTTGAAGTGAACTTTGAAGGTCAGGAAATATTCAAACGGGCGGTACGCGGCATGGGCGAAGCCGCCGCGACCGTACTCGATCAGGCCGGAGTGAGCCCGTCGGACATCGACTTGTTGCTGCCCCACCAGGCCAATGTGCGCATTATTGAAACCCTGGCCAAAAAAATGGCGGTACCGCCGGAGAAGGTCATGATCAACATTGCCGACTATGGCAATACCTCGGCGGCCACCGTGCCCATCGCCCTGTGCGAGGCGCTGGAACAGGGCCGCATTGTTCCCGGTGCCCTGCTGCTGACCGCCGCCTTTGGCGCCGGCCTGACCTGGGGTGCCGGCGTGATCCGCTGGGGGGAACGGGTCACTCCCCTGGCCACGAGCGACGCCGCCCTGCCACCCTGTGAGTACAACGCCCTTGAGCTGCTGGCACCGGCCATTGAAGGCTGCCGGCAGGCCAATGGAAAAACGTGA
- a CDS encoding efflux RND transporter permease subunit: MRLSDLAIARPVLATVISLMLCVFGLIAFLELPLREMPDTTSPIVTVRTDYTGASASVMESQVTKRLEDELSGISGVKFISSSTSDGESRITVEFDPERDLDNAASDVREAVSRASRQLPDDADAPVVTKDTGRNDVILWVTLRSTGMSALELGDYAENVLADRFSLLDGVSSVWVGGRKERVMNVRLNWAAMAARGVTVADIAAALRAENVELPAGTLENDQQNFAARIARGYNSAADFASLAIRRVGSETIYLRDLAEIWEGEKPEDTLFRSNGQGVVGLGIVKQTQANTLEVIEGVKRAVLAQQPFLPDNTELTWTYDSSVFIESAISEVYQTLMITMALVVLVIYIFLGQVRATLIPAVTVPVSLVSAFIVALVLGFSVNLITLMALIMAIGLVVDDAIVVLENIHHHLEQGRRPLAAAWQGTREVGFAVIATTLTLISVFLPIVFMGGTIGRIFTEFAVLLAAAVGFSSLVALTLSPVMGARLLRRETEPGWLARHFNALFARLESGYRRLLERELSHGWWAPAIMAGALGIIVLLFQGIPQSLTPQEDRGVVFVMVKGAEGASFERMSRAMGEVEARLMPLREEGIISSLTVRSPGFGGGVNSGIMFASLSSWDERDLPAAAVAGRIRALTREVTDVLVIPILPSSIRSGSSTPVEFVLGGADYEQLLDWAEQLRALARNNPGLEDLELDFDRSKPELLVQVDQRRAARLGISVTEVADSLNVMLGGQAVTTYSRQGEEYDVYLKGREADFSRLDSLASLYLRADSGELVSLDNLVSLQEQGAPGSLNHYNRKKAITLSANLVGSYSLGEALDYLDGLVRDNLPDAATVDYKGESLEYRTNQGDVAFVFGLALVVVFLILAAQFESFVHPFIVLLTVPLGLLGGLLALYLSGMSLNAYSQIAMVMLIGLVTKNGILIVEFANQLRDKGLEFDKALTEAAVRRLRPILMTAFTTVAGAVPLILASGAGAESRQAVGLVVFGGVALATLLTLFIVPAMYRTLARHTTSPEHQQRRLEAELNESD; the protein is encoded by the coding sequence ATGCGGCTTTCTGATCTGGCCATTGCCCGGCCGGTGCTGGCCACCGTTATCAGCCTGATGCTGTGTGTGTTTGGCCTGATTGCCTTTCTGGAATTGCCGCTGCGGGAAATGCCCGACACCACCTCGCCCATCGTCACGGTGCGCACCGATTACACCGGGGCCAGCGCCAGCGTGATGGAAAGTCAGGTGACCAAGCGGCTGGAAGACGAATTGTCGGGCATCAGCGGGGTCAAGTTTATCAGCTCCAGCACCAGCGACGGTGAGTCCCGCATTACCGTGGAGTTCGACCCCGAGCGGGATCTGGACAATGCCGCCAGCGACGTGCGCGAAGCGGTGTCCCGGGCCTCGCGCCAGCTGCCCGATGACGCCGATGCTCCCGTGGTGACCAAGGACACCGGTCGCAATGACGTGATCCTGTGGGTGACCCTGAGATCCACCGGCATGTCGGCGCTGGAGCTTGGCGACTACGCCGAGAACGTGCTCGCCGACCGCTTCAGCCTGCTCGACGGAGTGAGTTCGGTATGGGTGGGGGGCCGTAAGGAGCGGGTCATGAACGTGCGCCTGAACTGGGCCGCCATGGCCGCCCGCGGTGTGACCGTGGCCGACATTGCCGCTGCCCTGCGGGCCGAGAACGTGGAGCTGCCGGCGGGCACCCTGGAAAACGATCAGCAGAATTTCGCCGCCCGTATTGCCCGGGGATACAACAGCGCCGCCGACTTTGCCAGCCTGGCCATTCGCCGGGTGGGCAGCGAGACCATTTACCTGCGGGACCTGGCCGAGATCTGGGAAGGAGAAAAGCCCGAAGACACCCTGTTCCGCTCCAATGGCCAGGGGGTGGTGGGCCTCGGCATCGTCAAGCAGACTCAGGCCAACACCCTGGAGGTGATTGAAGGCGTCAAGCGAGCGGTGCTGGCCCAGCAGCCGTTTCTGCCCGACAACACCGAGCTGACCTGGACCTACGACAGCTCGGTGTTTATTGAAAGCGCCATCAGCGAGGTGTATCAGACCCTGATGATCACCATGGCACTGGTGGTGCTGGTGATCTACATCTTTCTGGGCCAGGTGCGTGCCACCCTGATCCCGGCGGTGACGGTGCCGGTGTCACTGGTGAGCGCCTTTATTGTGGCACTGGTGCTGGGCTTTTCGGTCAACCTCATTACCCTGATGGCGCTGATCATGGCCATTGGCCTGGTGGTGGATGACGCCATCGTCGTGCTGGAAAACATTCATCATCATCTGGAGCAGGGCCGCCGGCCGCTGGCGGCGGCCTGGCAGGGCACGCGGGAAGTGGGCTTTGCGGTTATCGCCACCACCCTGACCCTGATCTCGGTGTTTCTTCCCATCGTATTTATGGGCGGCACCATAGGTCGCATTTTCACCGAGTTTGCGGTGTTGCTGGCGGCGGCGGTGGGTTTTTCTTCCCTGGTCGCCCTGACCCTGAGCCCGGTCATGGGCGCCCGGCTGTTGCGCCGGGAAACCGAGCCGGGTTGGCTGGCGCGCCATTTCAATGCGCTCTTTGCCCGCCTGGAAAGCGGCTATCGCCGGCTGCTGGAGCGGGAGCTCAGCCATGGCTGGTGGGCGCCGGCGATCATGGCCGGCGCCCTCGGCATTATCGTGCTGCTGTTTCAGGGCATTCCCCAGAGCCTGACCCCGCAAGAAGACAGGGGCGTGGTGTTTGTCATGGTCAAGGGCGCCGAGGGCGCCAGCTTTGAACGCATGAGCCGGGCCATGGGGGAAGTGGAAGCGCGGCTGATGCCGCTGCGTGAGGAAGGCATTATCAGCAGCCTGACGGTGCGTAGCCCCGGCTTTGGCGGCGGCGTCAACAGCGGCATCATGTTCGCCAGCCTGTCGTCCTGGGACGAGCGTGACTTGCCGGCGGCGGCGGTGGCCGGGCGCATTCGCGCCCTGACCCGGGAAGTAACCGACGTGCTGGTGATTCCCATTCTGCCATCGTCCATTCGCAGCGGCTCCAGCACGCCGGTGGAGTTCGTGCTCGGCGGTGCCGACTACGAGCAACTGCTGGACTGGGCCGAGCAGCTCAGGGCCCTGGCTCGCAACAACCCGGGGCTGGAGGATCTGGAGCTGGATTTCGACCGTTCCAAGCCCGAGCTGCTGGTGCAGGTGGATCAACGCCGGGCAGCCAGGCTGGGTATTTCGGTGACCGAGGTGGCCGACAGCCTCAACGTCATGCTGGGAGGCCAGGCGGTCACCACCTATTCCCGTCAGGGGGAGGAATATGACGTCTACCTCAAGGGACGCGAAGCCGACTTCAGCCGGCTGGACTCCCTGGCCTCGCTCTATCTACGGGCCGACAGCGGCGAGCTGGTCTCTCTCGACAACCTGGTCAGCCTGCAGGAGCAGGGGGCACCAGGTTCGCTCAATCATTACAACCGCAAAAAGGCCATTACCCTGAGTGCCAACCTGGTAGGCAGCTACAGCCTGGGCGAGGCGCTGGATTACCTTGACGGCCTGGTGCGAGACAACCTGCCCGATGCCGCCACCGTCGACTACAAGGGTGAGTCGCTGGAATACCGCACCAACCAGGGCGACGTGGCCTTTGTATTCGGGCTGGCGCTGGTGGTGGTGTTTTTGATCCTGGCGGCCCAGTTCGAGAGCTTTGTGCACCCCTTTATCGTGTTGCTGACGGTGCCGCTGGGGCTGCTTGGGGGCCTGCTGGCGCTTTACCTGAGCGGCATGAGCCTGAATGCCTACAGCCAGATTGCCATGGTGATGCTGATAGGCCTGGTCACCAAGAACGGCATTCTGATTGTGGAGTTCGCCAACCAGCTGAGGGATAAGGGGCTGGAGTTTGACAAGGCCCTGACCGAGGCGGCGGTGCGCCGGTTAAGGCCCATACTGATGACCGCCTTTACCACGGTCGCCGGGGCCGTGCCGCTGATCCTGGCCAGCGGCGCCGGGGCCGAAAGCCGGCAGGCGGTGGGCCTGGTGGTGTTTGGCGGCGTGGCCCTGGCTACCCTGCTGACGCTGTTTATTGTGCCGGCCATGTACCGCACGCTGGCCCGCCACACCACCTCGCCGGAGCATCAGCAGCGACGGCTGGAAGCCGAACTGAACGAGTCTGACTGA
- a CDS encoding carboxypeptidase M32, giving the protein MSYSALEQHFEQLHHLQHLGAICGWDQATMMPAGGNEARAEALGTLAVLCHQQLQDPRLGDWFTAAEHDALNAEQQQSLAEMRRAWRDATLLPADLVRARSLAGSRCEHAWRSLRPANDWAGFLPLFEEVVSLSREAASARADALGLSRYDSLLEQYEPGMRSQTLDGLFGELGGWLPGLIAEVQEKQRFETVLPLQGPFATDKQKALGLEVMGWLGFDFHHGRLDVSAHPFCGGVSEDVRLTTRYDEADVAQALMGIVHETGHARYEQGLPAQWRRLPVGQARSMGVHESQSLFFEMQLGRHPAFLARLAPLLAQHFGEQPAFAADNLARLYTRVKPGFIRVDADEVTYPAHVMLRYDIERDLIEGRLEARDLPERWDQLMQHYLGLSTKGNYTNGCLQDIHWTDGSFGYFPSYTLGAIYAAQLAEAMQQQLGTFERLIGEDLPAVFGWLEQKVWRHASLLSTEALMTQASGQALSAAPFERHLKQRYSG; this is encoded by the coding sequence ATGTCATATTCCGCACTGGAGCAACACTTTGAACAGCTGCATCACCTGCAGCACCTGGGCGCCATCTGTGGCTGGGATCAGGCCACCATGATGCCCGCCGGCGGCAACGAGGCCAGGGCCGAGGCCCTTGGCACCCTGGCGGTGTTGTGTCACCAGCAACTGCAGGATCCGCGTCTGGGCGACTGGTTTACCGCCGCCGAACACGACGCGTTGAATGCCGAACAACAACAAAGCCTGGCCGAGATGCGCCGGGCCTGGCGCGACGCCACCCTGCTGCCCGCCGATCTGGTACGCGCCCGCTCCCTTGCCGGCTCCCGCTGCGAGCACGCCTGGCGCAGCCTGCGTCCGGCCAACGACTGGGCCGGCTTTCTGCCGCTGTTTGAAGAGGTGGTGTCGCTGTCTCGGGAAGCCGCCAGTGCCCGGGCCGACGCCCTGGGGCTGTCCCGTTACGACAGCCTGCTGGAGCAGTACGAACCGGGCATGCGCAGCCAGACCCTGGACGGGCTTTTTGGTGAGCTGGGCGGCTGGCTACCGGGGCTCATTGCCGAGGTGCAGGAAAAGCAGCGCTTCGAGACCGTGCTGCCACTGCAGGGTCCCTTTGCCACCGACAAACAAAAGGCCCTGGGGCTGGAGGTCATGGGCTGGCTCGGCTTTGACTTCCACCACGGTCGGCTGGACGTCAGTGCCCACCCCTTTTGCGGGGGTGTCAGCGAGGATGTGCGCCTGACCACCCGTTACGACGAAGCCGATGTGGCCCAGGCGCTGATGGGTATCGTTCACGAAACCGGCCACGCCCGTTACGAGCAGGGCCTGCCCGCCCAGTGGCGCCGGCTGCCGGTGGGCCAGGCCAGATCCATGGGTGTGCATGAATCCCAGAGCCTGTTCTTTGAAATGCAGCTGGGCCGCCACCCGGCCTTTCTTGCTCGCCTGGCCCCCTTGCTGGCACAGCACTTCGGCGAGCAGCCGGCCTTTGCCGCCGACAACCTGGCCCGGCTCTATACTCGGGTAAAACCGGGTTTTATTCGTGTGGACGCCGACGAGGTCACCTACCCCGCCCATGTCATGCTGCGCTACGACATCGAGCGGGATCTGATCGAAGGCAGGCTGGAAGCCCGGGATCTGCCCGAGCGCTGGGATCAGCTAATGCAGCACTACCTTGGACTCAGCACCAAGGGCAACTACACCAACGGCTGCCTGCAGGACATTCACTGGACCGACGGCAGCTTTGGCTATTTCCCCAGCTACACCCTGGGCGCCATTTACGCCGCCCAGCTGGCCGAGGCCATGCAGCAGCAACTGGGTACTTTTGAGCGGCTGATCGGCGAGGATCTGCCGGCGGTGTTTGGCTGGCTGGAGCAAAAGGTATGGCGTCATGCCAGCCTGCTATCCACAGAGGCTCTGATGACCCAGGCCAGTGGTCAGGCCCTGAGCGCGGCCCCCTTTGAGCGCCACCTCAAGCAACGGTATTCAGGCTGA
- the smrA gene encoding DNA endonuclease SmrA, with protein sequence MSHSDWSSFLGELDGLTPIKQDTLPAGHRNGRDSASLAERRRAVETEAEAAEAGLSLDQVVLLRPDDIVSYKKPGVQDGVFKKLRLGKYPCEARLDLHHHSVERARDALLNFIQGCLRRDIRAVQVVHGKGERSQPPALLKSYVSGWLPQLPEVLACHSAQRQHGGSGCLYVLLRKGEQAKQHTRERLQSRQG encoded by the coding sequence ATGAGCCATTCCGACTGGTCGTCCTTTCTGGGTGAGCTGGACGGGCTTACCCCCATCAAGCAGGACACCCTGCCCGCCGGTCACCGCAACGGGCGGGACTCTGCCAGCCTGGCCGAGCGTCGCCGGGCCGTCGAAACCGAAGCCGAGGCGGCCGAAGCCGGTCTTTCCCTCGACCAGGTGGTACTGCTGCGCCCCGATGACATCGTCAGCTACAAGAAGCCCGGCGTACAGGACGGTGTATTCAAAAAGCTGCGCCTGGGCAAATACCCCTGTGAAGCCCGGCTTGATCTGCATCATCACAGCGTGGAGCGGGCCCGGGATGCCCTGCTGAACTTTATTCAGGGCTGCCTGCGCCGGGACATTCGCGCCGTGCAGGTGGTGCATGGCAAGGGCGAACGCAGCCAGCCGCCGGCCCTGCTCAAGAGCTATGTGTCCGGCTGGCTGCCGCAACTGCCGGAAGTGCTGGCCTGCCACAGTGCCCAGCGCCAGCACGGCGGCAGTGGCTGCCTTTATGTGCTGCTGCGCAAGGGCGAGCAGGCCAAACAACATACCCGCGAGCGGCTGCAAAGCCGTCAGGGCTGA